From one Pseudactinotalea sp. HY158 genomic stretch:
- a CDS encoding DUF58 domain-containing protein, with amino-acid sequence MPRQSTRPRPPLPTARGVGLLLVGLALAGAGATTRRPELMWFGVALVCLVLTGLGYGLVRAPLDRRVRVVRVLRPARLQVGRPAAMDLSVQGPIPPWSQLSDRIPEGARRTGGAVSATIEARRRGRLRLGPVLLTGSDPFALTRWRRVTRPSTLEVVWPRTDAIEVDTPWGELSVATRPAGHPVGDVDDATLREYRPGDPLERVHWKATARHSTLLVRQEDPSEAELFHVVLVPGRAADAEGLDRLVDVAASLLASVHGEGWAVTLWTPDPSGRLTGRPVPVLADALTDLALLPGPPPGPVEPPRGALVGTALVVLGEEDPATIGALLDWASHPGLAHLPRPGTWVARFERAGWGVRII; translated from the coding sequence GTGCCTCGACAGTCGACCCGTCCCCGGCCGCCGCTGCCGACGGCGCGCGGGGTCGGCCTGCTCCTCGTCGGGCTCGCCCTGGCCGGGGCAGGGGCGACGACCCGGCGCCCCGAGCTCATGTGGTTCGGGGTGGCGCTCGTGTGCCTCGTGCTCACCGGCCTCGGGTACGGCCTCGTGCGGGCCCCGCTGGATCGGCGCGTCCGCGTCGTCCGGGTGCTGCGGCCCGCTCGATTGCAGGTCGGCAGGCCCGCCGCGATGGACCTGTCCGTCCAGGGCCCGATTCCCCCGTGGTCGCAGCTGAGCGATCGGATCCCCGAGGGTGCCCGCCGCACCGGCGGCGCCGTCTCGGCGACGATCGAGGCCCGCCGGCGCGGACGGCTGCGGCTCGGCCCGGTGCTGCTCACCGGATCCGACCCGTTCGCCCTGACGCGGTGGCGCCGGGTGACCCGGCCGAGCACCCTCGAGGTCGTGTGGCCCCGGACGGATGCGATCGAGGTGGACACGCCCTGGGGCGAGCTGAGCGTGGCCACGCGGCCCGCCGGGCATCCGGTCGGCGACGTGGACGACGCGACGCTGCGCGAATACCGGCCCGGCGATCCGCTCGAGCGCGTGCACTGGAAGGCGACCGCCCGGCACTCCACGCTGCTCGTTCGCCAGGAGGACCCGTCCGAGGCCGAGCTCTTCCACGTGGTCCTCGTTCCCGGCCGGGCCGCGGATGCGGAGGGCCTCGACCGGCTGGTCGACGTCGCCGCCTCCCTGCTCGCCTCGGTCCACGGGGAGGGCTGGGCGGTGACCCTGTGGACTCCCGATCCCTCGGGCCGGCTCACCGGCCGGCCGGTGCCGGTCCTGGCGGACGCGCTGACCGACCTCGCGCTGCTTCCGGGCCCACCGCCCGGCCCCGTGGAGCCGCCGCGGGGCGCGCTCGTGGGCACGGCGCTCGTGGTCCTGGGCGAGGAGGACCCCGCGACCATCGGCGCACTGCTCGACTGGGCGAGCCACCCGGGCCTTGCCCACCTGCCCCGGCCCGGGACCTGGGTCGCGCGGTTCGAGCGGGCCGGCTGGGGGGTGCGGATCATATGA
- a CDS encoding transglutaminase domain-containing protein — translation MSARADSRAPAAADVVTWAALVAAVLAPTTVLRPLIDPAAWWSITVAGLAVAGLTLALARPRIRPFGVPSLLAAATGSLAVIAMENPQERWLVLPSPTALTAVAARVRAGLEAISSQAAPVEAEAGLGLVVAAGALVAFLLAEAFAVGCRAPALAGLPLLALWTPALLWNGQVAGAAIAVTIGAFLLVLAAQARPERARGSVTATATTLACAAVALALAVAVVPRVAALDVPRTYTDIAAAGSGQRLDLGLDLRDDLIRGPNSPVFTYTGVSPGELGALHTHTLSDFTGRQWRARSTAEEHIVLTTRLWPTAPDPSAANEEVTFTLPGVPDGRLPLPEMPRVAQTPQAYLPERDELMAQDEGGQSLTLTLVERPDSLDYWRGLDPSTLDRNPTYLDVPATGFEDEIAARAAEVTAGAASPYEQVLAIQNYLRNDPSFQYTTSVGPEHTNDAVWDFLNDGRGYCVQFATAMIVMVRTLGIEARMAVGYLPGDDEGGGGVVRAHDAHAWPQVRFPEAGWVRFEPTPSDRTSTAPAWASDPADAPPTEAPSTTASTEPASEDPTTATSTTAAAAIAGEDTGGSTRGWTLALAAAIVAAAAAAGIVLTRRRDRERRATSISAAWDHALRMLGRSGLDDVDALTPLQVAALGADRLGELETADGAAAIAALRSLAVAMNDHRYGPAGSRATPEQAWRWADQLAAALGG, via the coding sequence ATGAGTGCCCGGGCCGACTCCCGTGCGCCCGCGGCGGCCGACGTGGTCACGTGGGCGGCGCTCGTGGCCGCCGTGCTCGCCCCGACCACCGTGCTGCGCCCTCTCATCGATCCCGCGGCGTGGTGGTCGATCACGGTCGCGGGCCTCGCGGTCGCGGGACTGACGCTCGCGCTCGCCCGGCCGCGGATCCGGCCCTTCGGCGTGCCGAGCCTCCTCGCGGCGGCGACCGGCTCGCTCGCCGTCATCGCGATGGAGAACCCGCAGGAGCGCTGGCTCGTGCTCCCCTCCCCCACGGCGCTCACGGCGGTGGCGGCTCGCGTGCGGGCGGGGCTCGAGGCGATCTCCTCCCAGGCGGCCCCCGTCGAGGCGGAGGCGGGCCTCGGGCTCGTCGTGGCCGCCGGGGCCCTCGTCGCCTTCCTGCTGGCCGAGGCCTTCGCGGTCGGCTGCCGGGCACCCGCCCTCGCGGGCCTGCCGCTGCTCGCGCTGTGGACCCCCGCGCTGCTGTGGAACGGCCAGGTCGCGGGCGCGGCGATCGCGGTGACGATCGGCGCCTTCCTGCTCGTGCTCGCCGCGCAGGCACGACCGGAACGGGCGCGCGGCTCGGTCACGGCCACGGCCACGACGCTCGCCTGCGCCGCCGTCGCGCTCGCGCTCGCCGTCGCCGTCGTGCCCCGGGTGGCCGCACTGGACGTGCCGCGCACGTACACCGACATCGCCGCGGCGGGGTCGGGGCAGCGGCTCGACCTGGGCCTCGACCTGCGCGACGATCTCATCCGCGGACCGAACTCCCCGGTGTTCACCTACACCGGCGTGAGCCCGGGCGAGCTCGGAGCGCTCCACACCCATACCCTGAGCGACTTCACCGGGCGCCAGTGGCGGGCCCGGTCCACGGCCGAGGAGCACATCGTGCTCACGACCCGGCTGTGGCCGACCGCTCCCGATCCTTCGGCCGCGAACGAGGAGGTGACGTTCACGCTCCCGGGGGTCCCCGACGGCCGGCTTCCACTGCCGGAGATGCCGCGCGTGGCGCAGACGCCGCAGGCCTACCTGCCCGAGCGGGACGAGCTCATGGCCCAGGACGAGGGCGGGCAGAGCCTCACGCTCACGCTCGTCGAGCGGCCGGACTCCCTCGACTACTGGCGCGGCCTCGACCCCTCGACCCTCGACCGGAACCCGACGTACCTCGACGTGCCCGCCACGGGCTTCGAGGACGAGATCGCCGCCCGCGCGGCCGAGGTGACCGCCGGCGCCGCGAGCCCGTACGAACAGGTGCTCGCGATCCAGAACTACCTGCGCAACGATCCCTCGTTCCAGTACACGACCTCGGTGGGGCCCGAACACACGAACGACGCGGTCTGGGACTTCCTCAACGACGGCCGCGGCTACTGCGTGCAGTTCGCCACCGCGATGATCGTCATGGTGCGCACCCTCGGGATCGAGGCCCGCATGGCCGTGGGCTACCTGCCCGGCGACGACGAGGGCGGGGGCGGGGTCGTGCGCGCCCACGACGCGCACGCCTGGCCCCAGGTGCGGTTCCCGGAGGCCGGCTGGGTCCGGTTCGAGCCGACCCCCTCCGACCGCACGTCGACGGCTCCGGCCTGGGCGTCCGACCCCGCCGACGCGCCTCCCACCGAGGCGCCGAGCACCACGGCGTCCACCGAGCCCGCGAGCGAGGACCCGACCACCGCGACCTCGACCACGGCCGCCGCGGCGATCGCCGGGGAGGATACCGGCGGCTCCACGCGCGGGTGGACGCTCGCGCTCGCGGCAGCGATCGTCGCGGCGGCGGCCGCCGCCGGGATCGTGCTCACCCGCCGCCGGGATCGCGAGCGGCGGGCCACGTCGATCTCAGCCGCCTGGGACCATGCGCTGCGCATGCTCGGCCGGTCCGGGCTGGACGACGTGGACGCGCTCACCCCGCTCCAGGTGGCCGCGCTGGGGGCCGATCGACTCGGCGAGCTCGAGACCGCCGACGGCGCAGCGGCGATCGCCGCGCTGCGCTCGCTCGCGGTCGCGATGAACGACCACCGCTACGGCCCGGCCGGATCGCGGGCCACTCCCGAGCAGGCGTGGCGGTGGGCCGACCAACTCGCCGCCGCGCTCGGCGGGTAG
- a CDS encoding DUF3040 domain-containing protein yields MPLSEYEQRVLEQLEQQLRSDDPRLVEVISRQGPRRPLTVAIGVLIVLLGLGGLIGGVASGHIWLGSLGFVAMFGGVLLAMRRSGPPSDPRGHSGRGGSPRGNKPHGGKAPTSKRPLLDRLDDRWEKRRRDR; encoded by the coding sequence ATGCCACTCTCCGAGTACGAGCAGCGCGTGTTGGAGCAGCTGGAGCAGCAGCTCCGCTCCGATGACCCCCGCCTCGTCGAGGTCATCTCGCGGCAGGGGCCGCGTCGACCGCTGACTGTGGCGATCGGTGTCCTCATCGTACTCCTCGGCCTCGGCGGACTCATCGGAGGCGTCGCCTCGGGGCACATCTGGCTCGGTTCGCTCGGCTTCGTTGCGATGTTCGGCGGAGTCCTCCTCGCGATGCGGCGCAGTGGCCCTCCGAGCGATCCGCGCGGTCACTCCGGCCGGGGCGGGAGCCCGCGCGGAAACAAGCCGCACGGAGGCAAGGCGCCCACGTCCAAGCGCCCACTCCTCGATCGCCTCGACGACCGGTGGGAGAAGCGCCGCCGCGACCGCTGA
- the dinB gene encoding DNA polymerase IV, with product MSRSPRAAGVRRDWGEDDSSAPILHVDMDAFFAAVELIDRPELRGLPVIVGGEHRGVVLSATYEARALGVRSAMPMRRARILAPRAIVIRPDHARYREVSRSVMQILGDITPVIEPVSIDEAFLDVSGARRRIGGPSRISRLIRARIAAELHVVASVGIASTKFVAKLASQHAKPDGMLLVPHEATIDFLHQLPVGALWGVGERTEAGLAGAGITTVAALAETPVARLAALVGVRGAERLHDLSWGRDPRPVEPVRAEKSIGHEQTFPTDLTDLDELNAALLDQAHRCAARLRAAEVLGGTVSIKVRMHDFTTLSRSRTLAAPTDVAHELYGAAKALLAGMSGLSRGVRLLGIRCESLQPAATVAIQAAFDDPGPERRDAERAMDEVRARFGSEAMRVGSLVRGPGTENGEGELS from the coding sequence GTGAGCCGCTCCCCCCGCGCCGCGGGCGTGCGCCGCGACTGGGGCGAGGACGACTCCTCCGCCCCGATCCTGCACGTCGACATGGACGCGTTCTTCGCTGCGGTCGAGCTGATCGACCGCCCCGAGTTGCGCGGGCTACCGGTCATCGTCGGCGGGGAACACCGGGGCGTCGTGCTCTCGGCCACGTACGAGGCGCGCGCCCTCGGGGTGCGGTCGGCGATGCCGATGCGCCGGGCCCGGATCCTCGCCCCCCGGGCGATCGTCATCCGCCCCGATCACGCCCGCTACCGGGAGGTCTCGCGGTCGGTCATGCAGATCCTCGGGGACATCACCCCCGTGATCGAACCGGTCTCGATCGACGAGGCCTTCCTCGACGTCTCCGGCGCGCGGCGGCGGATCGGCGGCCCCAGTCGGATCAGCCGGCTCATCCGGGCCCGCATCGCCGCGGAACTGCACGTCGTGGCCTCGGTCGGCATCGCCTCGACGAAGTTCGTGGCGAAGCTCGCCTCGCAGCACGCCAAGCCCGACGGGATGCTCCTCGTCCCGCACGAGGCCACGATCGACTTCCTCCACCAGCTCCCGGTCGGCGCGCTCTGGGGCGTGGGGGAGCGCACCGAGGCGGGCCTCGCCGGGGCGGGGATCACCACGGTCGCCGCGCTCGCCGAGACCCCGGTGGCGCGCCTCGCCGCCCTCGTCGGCGTCCGCGGCGCGGAGCGGCTCCACGACCTCTCGTGGGGAAGGGATCCGCGCCCGGTCGAACCCGTGCGCGCGGAGAAGTCCATCGGGCACGAGCAGACCTTCCCCACGGACCTGACCGACCTCGACGAGCTGAACGCCGCGCTCCTCGATCAGGCGCACCGCTGTGCCGCGAGGCTGCGAGCCGCCGAGGTGCTCGGAGGCACCGTCTCCATCAAGGTGCGCATGCACGACTTCACCACCCTGAGCCGTTCCCGCACGCTCGCGGCCCCCACCGACGTCGCGCACGAGCTGTACGGGGCGGCCAAGGCCCTGCTCGCGGGGATGAGCGGCCTGAGCCGGGGCGTGCGGCTCCTGGGGATCCGGTGCGAGTCGCTGCAGCCCGCGGCGACCGTCGCGATCCAAGCCGCATTCGACGATCCGGGTCCCGAACGGCGTGACGCCGAACGGGCGATGGACGAGGTGCGGGCGAGATTCGGGTCGGAGGCGATGCGAGTTGGCTCACTGGTCCGCGGTCCGGGTACCGAGAACGGCGAAGGGGAACTATCCTAG
- a CDS encoding SAV_6107 family HEPN domain-containing protein produces the protein MTIAAHRQLTRAHGELDDAARARADTEIFLHAHMAALRAAAAVTAGSSATGRRRLRSVWEQLAERGGPWEPWAERFAAGAPIRAGIESGQLDSLPPGRAAAALAAAGEFVAAVERELDGRAATLVPWTMAPSADRFGRAFARDGHGAAKAS, from the coding sequence ATGACCATCGCAGCGCATCGGCAACTCACCCGGGCCCACGGCGAACTCGACGACGCCGCGCGGGCGCGGGCCGACACCGAGATCTTCCTCCACGCCCACATGGCCGCGCTGCGGGCGGCGGCCGCCGTGACGGCGGGCAGTTCTGCCACGGGACGGCGGCGCCTGCGCAGCGTGTGGGAGCAGCTGGCCGAGCGCGGCGGGCCGTGGGAGCCCTGGGCGGAGCGATTCGCGGCGGGAGCGCCCATCCGCGCGGGCATCGAGTCCGGGCAGCTCGACTCGCTCCCGCCGGGGCGGGCCGCCGCGGCCCTGGCCGCCGCCGGCGAGTTCGTCGCCGCCGTCGAGCGCGAGCTCGACGGCCGGGCGGCGACGCTCGTGCCGTGGACGATGGCCCCGAGTGCGGATCGGTTCGGGCGGGCCTTCGCCCGCGACGGCCACGGGGCGGCGAAGGCCTCGTGA
- a CDS encoding spermidine synthase has product MATSCTTVELAYDIERTQVTVLLGGVESSHLNLLDPADLTFEYMQHMQAVIRAAFPPAGPGGAPRLRALHLGAAGCAMARAIEAEWPDSRQLAVEIDGLLAQYMREWFELPRAPRLRIRVGDARAAVDSPGPARYEVVLRDAFADRVVPQHLRTVEFTRAVAARLTEDGIYLANVADRPPLPVARREAATLAAVFAHVGIVAEPAILRGRRYGNVVLVGSHRPLPDTAARLLRSMPVAARLVTGPQALDFLAGHRPFEDPPAP; this is encoded by the coding sequence GTGGCCACCTCGTGCACCACCGTAGAACTGGCCTACGACATCGAACGCACGCAGGTGACCGTGCTCCTCGGCGGGGTCGAGAGCTCGCACCTCAACCTGCTCGACCCGGCCGACCTCACCTTCGAGTACATGCAGCACATGCAGGCGGTGATCCGCGCGGCCTTCCCGCCGGCGGGCCCGGGCGGCGCCCCGCGGCTGCGCGCGCTGCACCTGGGGGCCGCCGGTTGCGCCATGGCCCGCGCGATCGAGGCCGAATGGCCCGACTCGCGGCAGCTCGCCGTTGAGATCGACGGCCTGCTCGCGCAGTACATGCGGGAATGGTTCGAGCTGCCCCGGGCGCCACGGCTGCGGATCCGTGTGGGCGATGCGCGCGCGGCGGTCGACTCCCCGGGCCCCGCGCGCTATGAGGTCGTCCTGCGCGACGCCTTCGCCGATCGGGTCGTTCCCCAGCACCTGCGCACGGTGGAGTTCACACGTGCGGTCGCCGCCCGGCTGACCGAGGACGGAATCTACCTGGCCAACGTCGCCGACCGCCCACCCCTGCCGGTCGCGCGCCGGGAGGCCGCCACGCTGGCCGCGGTGTTCGCCCACGTCGGGATCGTCGCCGAGCCGGCCATCCTGCGCGGGCGCCGTTACGGCAACGTCGTGCTCGTCGGCTCCCACCGCCCGCTCCCCGACACCGCGGCGCGGCTCCTGCGCTCCATGCCCGTGGCGGCCCGCCTGGTCACCGGCCCGCAGGCGCTCGACTTCCTCGCCGGTCACCGCCCGTTCGAGGACCCGCCCGCCCCCTGA
- a CDS encoding cold-shock protein, translating into MAQGTVKWFNAEKGYGFIAQDGGGDDVFVHYSAIESDGYRSLEEAQRVEFDITQGPKGPQAESVRAV; encoded by the coding sequence ATGGCACAGGGAACCGTCAAGTGGTTCAACGCTGAAAAGGGCTACGGCTTCATCGCCCAGGATGGTGGCGGGGACGACGTCTTCGTGCACTACTCGGCGATCGAGAGCGACGGCTACCGCTCGCTCGAGGAGGCTCAGCGCGTGGAGTTCGACATCACCCAGGGCCCCAAGGGCCCGCAGGCGGAGAGCGTTCGCGCCGTCTGA
- a CDS encoding proteasome assembly chaperone family protein, producing MSNPRNPRDLFVRSEEPAEAVAVLVHAFQGAFDAGQAGQQAADHLTATLGGERVATFRVDELLDYRSRRPAMMFENGAFTDYDRPELVVDLLRDDEGEPLLLLHGPEPDLQWDSFVDAVEAIVDDFGVRLTIGMHGIPMGVPHTRPLTVTAHATRRDLIADHPNFIGSVQVPASVSALLEYELGRRGRDALGISVNVPHYLAQTEFPQAAAELLRQVSRAGDLSLPLGDLEAEGVRVLEEIDRQVGESAEVSGVVHALERNYDEHAQRAVAEGRHPLPAPVDVPSADDIAAQVEAFLAGHESETDSGDEFGPQGPAAE from the coding sequence ATGAGCAACCCGCGCAACCCCCGTGATCTGTTCGTCCGCTCCGAGGAGCCGGCCGAGGCCGTCGCCGTGCTCGTGCACGCGTTCCAGGGCGCCTTCGACGCGGGCCAGGCGGGTCAGCAGGCCGCCGACCACCTGACCGCGACCCTCGGCGGCGAGCGCGTCGCCACGTTCCGTGTGGACGAGCTGCTCGACTACCGCTCTCGCCGCCCGGCGATGATGTTCGAGAACGGCGCCTTCACCGACTACGACCGGCCCGAGCTCGTGGTCGACCTGCTCCGTGACGACGAGGGTGAGCCGCTGCTTCTCCTGCACGGGCCCGAGCCCGACCTGCAGTGGGACTCCTTCGTCGACGCCGTCGAGGCGATCGTCGACGACTTCGGGGTGCGGCTGACCATCGGCATGCACGGCATCCCGATGGGGGTCCCGCACACGCGCCCGCTCACCGTGACGGCCCACGCGACCCGGCGCGACCTCATCGCCGATCACCCGAACTTCATCGGCTCGGTCCAGGTGCCCGCCTCGGTCTCCGCGCTGCTCGAGTACGAGTTGGGGCGCCGCGGCCGCGACGCGCTCGGGATCTCCGTCAACGTGCCCCACTACCTCGCCCAGACCGAGTTCCCGCAGGCGGCGGCCGAGCTCCTGCGGCAGGTCTCGCGCGCCGGCGACCTGTCGCTGCCCCTCGGCGACCTCGAGGCCGAGGGCGTGCGGGTGCTCGAGGAGATCGACCGCCAGGTGGGCGAATCGGCGGAGGTGAGCGGCGTCGTCCATGCGCTCGAACGCAACTACGACGAGCACGCCCAGCGGGCCGTCGCCGAGGGGCGCCACCCCCTGCCCGCGCCGGTCGACGTGCCCAGCGCCGACGACATCGCGGCCCAGGTCGAGGCCTTCCTCGCCGGCCACGAGTCCGAGACCGACTCCGGCGACGAGTTCGGGCCACAGGGGCCGGCGGCGGAGTGA